A window from Nitrospinota bacterium encodes these proteins:
- a CDS encoding endonuclease III, with the protein MERFPIDKVVNILREEIPKYKEPIVGKYAKERSPFKVLISTLLSLRTKDQTTAPACDRLFAVADSPERLAALPPSKIEKLIYPVGFYKVKARTVISVCRVLLEKYDGRVPDSLDELLTIKGVGRKTANLVVTLGYGKPGICVDIHVHRISNRWGYIKTAVPDESEFELRRILPKKFWIEYNDLLVTYGQNLCVPVSPFCSQCRIERYCKKVGVKSRR; encoded by the coding sequence ATGGAACGCTTCCCGATAGATAAAGTCGTGAATATCCTTCGCGAGGAGATCCCGAAGTACAAGGAGCCGATAGTCGGGAAGTACGCGAAGGAGCGCTCCCCGTTTAAGGTGCTGATATCAACTCTTCTATCTCTCCGCACGAAGGATCAGACCACTGCCCCGGCATGCGACAGGCTTTTCGCCGTGGCAGATTCACCGGAGAGACTGGCGGCGCTCCCGCCATCGAAAATAGAGAAGCTCATCTACCCGGTAGGTTTCTACAAGGTGAAGGCGCGGACAGTGATATCGGTTTGCCGGGTACTTCTCGAAAAATATGACGGCCGGGTGCCCGATTCACTCGACGAGCTTTTGACCATCAAGGGGGTAGGGCGGAAAACCGCCAATCTCGTAGTTACGCTGGGGTATGGGAAGCCGGGTATCTGCGTGGATATCCACGTCCACAGAATTTCAAACAGGTGGGGGTACATCAAGACCGCCGTGCCGGACGAATCTGAGTTTGAGCTGAGGAGGATCCTCCCGAAAAAGTTCTGGATCGAATACAACGACCTTCTCGTTACATACGGCCAGAATCTTTGCGTCCCGGTCTCTCCGTTCTGTTCGCAATGCAGGATAGAGCGGTATTGCAAAAAGGTCGGGGTAAAGAGCAGAAGGTGA
- a CDS encoding LapA family protein, with product MVALKFLFALAILIVLVLFALQNMEPSVIIKYYLDKTIGPMPFSFAVLGAAAIGSIITALVTLVEQIKLRHTIKKLSRRIKQQDEELLNFKKIPPEPIQDEIEDEHAETSAKSSGSKLLPGHESREDPSDSKD from the coding sequence GTGGTTGCACTGAAATTTTTATTCGCACTTGCTATCCTGATAGTACTGGTTCTGTTCGCTCTCCAGAATATGGAGCCAAGCGTCATCATCAAATATTACCTTGATAAAACCATCGGGCCGATGCCGTTTTCTTTCGCGGTGCTCGGTGCCGCCGCGATAGGCTCGATCATTACCGCCCTGGTCACCCTTGTAGAACAGATTAAACTGAGACATACGATCAAAAAACTCAGCAGGCGCATAAAACAGCAGGACGAGGAACTTCTCAATTTCAAAAAGATCCCGCCTGAACCTATCCAGGATGAGATCGAAGATGAACATGCCGAAACATCCGCCAAATCGTCAGGCTCAAAACTTCTACCGGGGCATGAATCACGCGAGGATCCCTCCGACTCGAAAGACTAA
- a CDS encoding J domain-containing protein, translating into MIDYYRILGLKPGASLGEIKKAYHRYAFHFHPDRNKEKGDLFLVVREAYDKLLHMAGDDEEKVKKGERSPGKTEKEPHHVVSKKPKKAVHNMSFVREKIKKRASVNFYKHRVQKVILEHKQCVVCRGYGVVENRFHLAENCEICGGTGNHKAILK; encoded by the coding sequence ATGATTGATTACTACAGGATATTGGGTCTAAAGCCGGGCGCCTCGCTTGGTGAAATAAAGAAAGCGTATCACAGGTATGCCTTTCATTTTCATCCCGACAGGAACAAGGAGAAGGGGGATCTTTTCCTTGTTGTAAGAGAGGCTTATGACAAGCTTCTTCATATGGCTGGCGACGACGAGGAGAAAGTGAAAAAGGGAGAGCGGTCCCCTGGTAAAACGGAAAAAGAGCCGCATCATGTGGTTTCCAAGAAACCGAAAAAAGCGGTTCACAACATGTCGTTTGTCAGGGAGAAAATAAAGAAAAGAGCCTCGGTGAATTTTTACAAGCACCGCGTTCAGAAGGTTATCCTCGAGCATAAGCAGTGCGTTGTCTGCCGGGGTTATGGCGTTGTGGAGAACAGGTTTCATCTCGCGGAGAACTGCGAAATCTGCGGCGGTACAGGCAACCACAAGGCGATCCTGAAATAA
- a CDS encoding ATP-binding protein, which yields MTRVHLICGPTGSGKTTYSFELAKNIGAARFSIDEWMQNLYGPDIQDPIEYQWMIERVNRCETQILYLCKELIKLKIEIVLDLGFFALAQRKKFINALQEFGSMPQLHYLQVNVVTRWERVSARNKDKGDTYSLTVTRGQFDFCETIFETPSEEELRHAIKVPEKE from the coding sequence ATGACTAGAGTGCACCTGATATGCGGGCCTACCGGCTCCGGCAAAACTACATACTCTTTTGAACTGGCAAAAAACATTGGGGCAGCCCGGTTTTCCATTGATGAATGGATGCAAAATCTATACGGTCCAGATATACAGGACCCAATTGAATACCAATGGATGATTGAGAGAGTTAACCGTTGCGAAACACAAATTCTTTATTTATGCAAAGAGCTGATTAAACTTAAAATTGAAATCGTTTTGGACCTTGGTTTTTTTGCGCTGGCTCAGAGGAAAAAGTTTATTAACGCGCTCCAAGAATTTGGATCAATGCCACAGCTTCATTATCTTCAAGTAAATGTAGTTACCAGGTGGGAACGTGTATCAGCTCGAAATAAGGATAAAGGGGATACCTACTCCCTTACTGTTACAAGGGGTCAGTTTGATTTTTGCGAAACCATTTTTGAAACACCTTCTGAAGAGGAGCTTCGCCACGCAATCAAAGTCCCTGAAAAAGAGTAA
- a CDS encoding HAMP domain-containing protein has translation MKMEKINQNDPRFNRIIDLIMNLAEGDLESRAEVSNKGDELDAIITGLNMLAEELKAKQETEK, from the coding sequence ATGAAGATGGAAAAAATAAATCAGAATGACCCCCGCTTCAACCGGATAATCGACCTCATTATGAACCTTGCCGAAGGTGATCTGGAATCTCGCGCAGAAGTATCCAACAAAGGGGACGAACTGGATGCAATTATCACCGGCCTTAATATGCTGGCTGAAGAACTTAAAGCAAAACAGGAAACTGAAAAATAG
- a CDS encoding ATP-binding protein, whose product MEKTVLAHGKIASLFKKMKKGAYELGIRTYKDFSKEPDLDGVGLIILNFVDGKQEFTMLKKLTREHQKIPTLMIVEKQDTSRELAARKMGVSDYLVLGMLTPPLLHHSIQFAVESRATEASLIDSQQMYKALADHAPIGIWNVTTDGYTVYVNDVMCEMLEIESPEELQNETFHSFFTIGSLERINEESKKREMGIISSYEVTLVGRNGSKREVVVSGGPVFNSEGKQTGQIGAFTDITERKKAELQLWAAKENAEQATKLRDKFVSLVAHDLRAPLSTLLSYLRMVGENRNEAETEKFLANSISITKNMLELTENLLNINRIKTGILRPEMRFFNLYQMVLKINFTISDPAAMKGISLKIDIPHGARIFGDPALLQQVIENLLVNSIKFCKRGDTIKIFLEPGRSGMQVIAVSDTGIGIEENRRKNLFNYEEKTSTAGTAGETGTGLGLPLCKDITKAHSGDLEVESVLGQGSVFRIVIPDRKPFAIIISKNAESRKFIADILAVEEVDVIEMDDCSRAFGTVKERRPDLVFVDYPVATESGYVFLEQAKKNHEFRDVLILILAEQGEDEIGETTLSGLSTDIVRRPFTEQAIISKIKLALG is encoded by the coding sequence TTGGAAAAAACTGTACTGGCACATGGAAAGATAGCATCCCTTTTCAAGAAAATGAAAAAGGGAGCCTACGAACTCGGAATTCGCACCTACAAGGATTTCTCAAAGGAACCCGACCTTGATGGGGTCGGACTGATCATCCTGAATTTCGTCGACGGCAAACAGGAATTCACGATGCTGAAAAAGCTCACAAGAGAGCACCAGAAAATCCCTACGCTGATGATCGTTGAAAAACAGGATACCAGCCGCGAATTGGCCGCCAGAAAAATGGGGGTATCCGACTACCTGGTGCTAGGGATGCTCACACCCCCTCTCCTCCACCACTCCATCCAGTTCGCGGTTGAAAGCAGAGCGACAGAAGCATCGCTCATAGACAGCCAGCAGATGTACAAGGCGCTCGCGGACCATGCCCCGATAGGCATCTGGAACGTAACGACTGATGGTTACACCGTATATGTGAACGACGTCATGTGCGAAATGCTGGAGATAGAAAGCCCTGAAGAGCTGCAAAACGAGACCTTCCACTCCTTCTTCACAATCGGAAGCCTCGAAAGGATAAATGAAGAGAGCAAAAAAAGGGAGATGGGGATAATCTCCAGCTATGAGGTGACGCTGGTTGGAAGAAACGGAAGCAAAAGGGAAGTCGTCGTGTCAGGCGGGCCGGTATTCAATTCCGAAGGAAAACAGACAGGCCAGATAGGAGCCTTTACAGATATCACTGAAAGAAAAAAAGCTGAGCTTCAGCTATGGGCCGCCAAAGAGAACGCCGAACAGGCCACCAAACTAAGGGACAAATTCGTATCTCTTGTCGCCCACGATCTCCGCGCGCCTCTCAGCACGCTCCTTTCATACCTCAGGATGGTCGGAGAGAACCGCAACGAAGCGGAGACGGAGAAATTCCTTGCGAACTCCATTTCAATCACCAAAAACATGCTGGAACTTACTGAAAATCTCTTGAACATCAACAGAATAAAGACAGGGATATTAAGACCTGAAATGCGTTTCTTCAACCTGTACCAGATGGTACTGAAGATAAACTTTACGATAAGCGATCCCGCGGCGATGAAAGGAATATCTTTGAAGATAGATATCCCGCATGGCGCGAGGATATTTGGTGATCCCGCCCTTTTACAGCAGGTCATAGAGAACCTGCTCGTAAACAGCATCAAATTCTGCAAGCGCGGGGATACGATAAAGATATTTCTTGAGCCGGGCAGAAGCGGGATGCAGGTCATCGCCGTTTCAGATACCGGGATAGGAATAGAAGAAAACAGGCGTAAAAATCTCTTCAACTACGAGGAAAAGACCTCTACCGCCGGAACTGCCGGCGAAACAGGAACAGGACTTGGCCTCCCGCTCTGCAAAGACATAACAAAAGCGCATAGCGGAGATCTGGAAGTTGAGTCTGTTCTTGGCCAGGGGAGTGTTTTCAGGATCGTCATACCCGACAGGAAACCGTTTGCGATAATAATAAGTAAAAATGCCGAATCCAGAAAATTCATTGCGGACATTCTTGCAGTTGAAGAAGTTGACGTTATTGAAATGGACGACTGCTCAAGGGCGTTCGGCACCGTCAAGGAGAGACGCCCGGACCTTGTTTTCGTCGATTACCCTGTTGCCACCGAATCTGGATATGTATTTCTTGAGCAGGCGAAAAAAAACCACGAATTTCGTGACGTGCTGATTTTAATACTGGCCGAGCAGGGTGAAGACGAGATCGGAGAGACTACCTTGTCCGGGCTTAGTACCGACATTGTCAGGAGACCGTTCACGGAACAGGCGATTATTTCAAAAATAAAATTGGCATTAGGCTGA
- a CDS encoding metalloregulator ArsR/SmtB family transcription factor, whose amino-acid sequence MAKIKETEKKIDTQIRAFFEGFADKHRMKILELLLERRMNVSEICTHFSMKQPSVSHHLAVLKKSGVIETKREGKEIYYSINRKNIAALMTYYLSRFGLEVKVI is encoded by the coding sequence GTGGCAAAGATCAAAGAGACTGAAAAGAAAATCGACACGCAGATACGCGCGTTCTTTGAAGGGTTTGCCGACAAGCACAGGATGAAGATCCTAGAACTCCTCCTGGAGCGGAGAATGAACGTATCGGAGATATGCACCCACTTCTCCATGAAACAGCCGTCGGTGAGCCATCACCTCGCCGTGCTGAAAAAATCGGGCGTCATTGAGACCAAAAGGGAGGGGAAAGAGATCTACTACTCCATCAACCGGAAAAACATCGCCGCGCTGATGACCTACTACCTCTCCCGGTTCGGCCTTGAAGTAAAAGTGATATAA
- a CDS encoding FliA/WhiG family RNA polymerase sigma factor, producing the protein MKKSYSQPPVGLKLGTKEADVLIEEYTPLVKFISHRIAVRLPPHIELDDLISAGVMGLIDAIGKFDPTKETQFKTYAEIRIRGAILDELRALDWVPRSVRQKGTEISGAYAIVEQRLGRPAEDHEVAAELGFTLEDFHKLLADSQAMPILSIEELGGVNKDGEKRDIMEIIAGSTDNDPQILARLNEVRTIIARAIDQLPEKERLLVSLYYYEELTMKEIGEVLGITESRVSQLHTRAVMRLRGKLLKYISDDDDLRD; encoded by the coding sequence TTGAAGAAAAGTTATTCACAGCCCCCGGTAGGTTTAAAACTAGGTACGAAGGAAGCGGACGTCCTTATCGAGGAATATACTCCGCTGGTCAAGTTTATTTCACACAGGATAGCTGTACGCCTCCCCCCGCACATTGAGCTGGATGATCTGATAAGCGCCGGCGTCATGGGGCTGATAGATGCTATCGGAAAATTCGATCCTACCAAGGAGACCCAGTTCAAAACATACGCCGAAATAAGGATACGCGGCGCTATCCTGGACGAATTGCGCGCGCTGGACTGGGTACCGCGTTCCGTCCGCCAGAAAGGTACGGAGATCTCAGGCGCATATGCCATTGTTGAACAGCGTCTCGGGCGCCCTGCCGAGGATCATGAGGTTGCGGCGGAGCTAGGATTTACGCTAGAGGATTTCCACAAGCTTCTGGCCGACTCACAGGCGATGCCGATACTCTCCATAGAAGAGCTGGGCGGTGTAAACAAGGATGGCGAGAAGCGGGACATCATGGAGATAATCGCCGGGTCTACCGATAACGATCCCCAGATACTTGCAAGGCTCAATGAGGTTCGAACGATCATCGCTCGCGCCATAGACCAGCTCCCCGAAAAGGAGAGGCTCCTTGTTTCACTCTACTATTACGAAGAGCTTACAATGAAAGAGATAGGGGAGGTTTTGGGTATTACCGAATCCCGCGTATCACAGCTCCACACACGCGCCGTGATGAGGCTGAGGGGCAAACTTCTGAAATACATCAGCGATGATGACGACCTGCGCGATTAG
- the mgtE gene encoding magnesium transporter, with protein MADFEINDDNIAILIANLDRPEKLRSLVAELHPGDIVEIIEKHLEEDESVKLFNVLSKEVASEILIDLTDESRELLTEKLSTEQLTGIVSEMNSDDAADFVADLPEEEAVKVLDNLPVEDSHEVRHLLQYHEETAGGIMQTEMVSLREDQTCGDAVELIRSKIEEIEEYHFIFVTDREEKLVGIVPLSKLALYKPEIAIREIMDKNPISVTVTADEEAVANTFMKYDLISLAVTDENGKLLGRILHDDVLDVITEASTEDFLKMAGTNDEEFEYGSWINAARYRLPWLVSSLSGGILMAGIIRMMGAPLVHVIALAAFIPVITGMSGNVSTQSSAIVVRGLVLGKVDPDGMFEFIIKEFWVGLAMATFCGTLIGFIAWGLNQNPGLGIIVGLSLFFAMCAASTIGTLIPILLQKLKLDPVLGAGPIVLTLVDISSLIIYFSFAGLLLHLII; from the coding sequence ATGGCGGACTTTGAGATCAATGACGACAATATCGCAATCCTTATCGCGAATCTTGACCGCCCTGAAAAACTCCGCTCGCTGGTTGCGGAGCTACATCCGGGCGATATCGTTGAGATCATAGAGAAGCATCTTGAAGAGGATGAGTCCGTAAAGCTTTTCAACGTACTCTCGAAAGAAGTAGCTTCCGAAATTCTGATAGACCTCACCGATGAATCACGCGAGCTCTTAACCGAAAAACTGAGCACGGAACAGCTCACCGGCATCGTGAGCGAGATGAATTCCGACGACGCGGCCGACTTCGTGGCAGACCTGCCGGAGGAAGAGGCTGTCAAAGTTCTTGATAACCTTCCGGTGGAGGACTCCCATGAAGTGCGCCACCTCCTGCAGTACCACGAGGAGACAGCGGGAGGAATAATGCAGACCGAGATGGTTTCCCTGCGGGAAGACCAGACATGTGGCGACGCAGTCGAGCTTATAAGGTCAAAGATCGAAGAGATAGAAGAGTACCACTTTATTTTCGTCACCGATCGGGAAGAAAAACTTGTCGGCATTGTTCCGCTCAGCAAACTCGCGCTCTACAAACCGGAGATCGCCATTCGTGAAATTATGGATAAGAATCCGATATCCGTGACAGTCACCGCCGACGAGGAGGCGGTTGCGAACACCTTTATGAAATACGACCTCATCTCCCTTGCGGTTACCGACGAAAACGGAAAACTGCTGGGACGAATTCTCCACGACGACGTGCTCGATGTTATCACCGAAGCGAGTACGGAAGATTTTCTGAAAATGGCAGGTACGAACGACGAGGAGTTTGAATACGGGTCATGGATCAACGCCGCAAGATACCGCCTCCCGTGGCTTGTCTCTTCCCTCTCTGGGGGGATACTGATGGCGGGGATAATCAGAATGATGGGTGCCCCCCTGGTGCATGTCATCGCGCTCGCCGCTTTCATCCCGGTTATCACCGGCATGAGCGGAAACGTCAGCACACAGAGCTCGGCTATCGTCGTAAGGGGCCTCGTGCTCGGCAAGGTTGACCCTGACGGAATGTTTGAATTCATCATCAAGGAGTTCTGGGTCGGCCTCGCTATGGCAACCTTTTGCGGAACACTTATAGGCTTCATCGCGTGGGGGCTGAACCAAAATCCCGGACTTGGGATAATCGTTGGTCTATCCCTCTTCTTCGCTATGTGCGCCGCATCGACCATAGGTACGCTCATCCCGATACTTCTGCAAAAACTGAAACTCGACCCCGTGCTCGGCGCGGGACCGATAGTCCTCACCCTGGTCGATATTTCTTCGCTGATTATCTACTTCTCTTTCGCAGGACTCCTTTTACATCTGATTATCTGA
- a CDS encoding sigma-54 dependent transcriptional regulator, giving the protein MPNAGRILIVEDESSIRFVLSKFLTGRGFSVDAVERVEDAKTALKATHYQLHFLDIRLPDGNGLDLLGWIKQQGAKGTSVVMTAESTMKNAIRAVRKGAFEYLVKPFDLKEIEEILNRLEQRRLLISSSKLDPYTRPVDETDYEIIGNSPAMQKLYKKIGKAASSKFTVLVTGESGSGKELVARNVHEFSDRTGKPFVTLNCAAVPKDLIESELFGHVKGAFTGADRERPGRLREAHGGTLFMDEIGDTPLNMQAKLLRFLEEGKITPVGGNDFDKVDVRFIAATNKPLKKMVEKNEFREDLYHRLNVISIKVPPLRERIEDIEILARYFTKKFGEGKKISDTALYELSQRAWPGNVRQLQNTITRAIVMTDDDILLPSSFSPPEEESPAELDVWLAREIEKGGESIYKRVVEEVEGKLIRKALEKTKGNKIAAAKLLGINRNTLSSKLK; this is encoded by the coding sequence ATGCCAAACGCCGGCAGAATACTGATAGTCGAAGATGAATCGTCGATACGCTTCGTCCTCTCGAAATTCCTCACCGGCAGAGGATTCAGCGTCGATGCTGTAGAAAGAGTTGAGGACGCGAAGACCGCCCTGAAAGCAACCCATTACCAACTACACTTCCTCGACATCCGTCTGCCCGACGGAAACGGTCTCGACCTGCTTGGATGGATAAAACAGCAAGGCGCCAAAGGGACAAGCGTGGTAATGACCGCAGAATCGACGATGAAGAACGCCATCCGCGCCGTGAGAAAAGGGGCCTTTGAATACCTCGTCAAGCCTTTCGACCTGAAAGAGATAGAAGAGATCCTGAACCGGCTGGAGCAGAGAAGGCTCCTCATCTCATCCTCCAAACTCGATCCCTACACAAGGCCGGTCGACGAGACCGACTACGAGATAATCGGCAACAGCCCCGCGATGCAGAAGCTCTACAAAAAGATCGGAAAAGCGGCTTCATCCAAATTCACAGTCCTCGTCACCGGCGAAAGCGGAAGCGGCAAGGAGCTTGTCGCGCGCAACGTCCACGAATTTTCCGACAGGACCGGAAAACCGTTCGTCACGCTGAACTGCGCCGCCGTTCCGAAGGACCTTATCGAAAGCGAGCTCTTCGGACATGTTAAAGGCGCGTTCACCGGTGCCGACAGGGAGAGGCCGGGGCGTTTGCGCGAAGCGCACGGCGGAACGCTCTTCATGGATGAGATAGGCGACACCCCGCTCAACATGCAGGCAAAACTTCTCCGCTTCCTTGAGGAGGGGAAGATCACCCCCGTCGGAGGAAATGACTTTGACAAAGTCGACGTGCGGTTCATCGCCGCGACCAACAAACCTCTTAAGAAAATGGTGGAGAAGAACGAGTTCCGCGAAGATCTTTATCACCGCCTGAATGTCATCTCGATAAAGGTACCCCCGCTTCGTGAACGGATCGAGGATATAGAAATACTGGCTCGCTACTTCACGAAAAAATTCGGCGAAGGGAAGAAAATATCAGATACCGCGCTCTATGAACTTTCGCAAAGGGCGTGGCCGGGCAACGTACGCCAACTGCAGAACACGATAACTCGCGCGATCGTAATGACCGACGATGACATACTTCTCCCCTCCAGCTTTTCACCGCCGGAAGAGGAATCCCCCGCCGAACTGGATGTCTGGCTTGCGCGCGAGATCGAAAAAGGGGGAGAGAGTATCTACAAACGCGTCGTGGAAGAGGTTGAAGGGAAACTGATAAGGAAGGCGCTCGAAAAAACGAAGGGGAACAAGATAGCCGCCGCGAAATTACTCGGCATAAACCGCAACACCCTCTCCAGCAAACTGAAGTAG
- the flgB gene encoding flagellar basal body rod protein FlgB encodes MSFINNLLFSDRAPKVVKKSLDFNSQKAAMTAANIANAETPRYKAKSVEFESILQSVTSTDFLQIKATHSKHISPQQPDFNSMEPELTIDFSQGRIDGNNVDLDKEVTTLSETKIAYDAAITVMTKRGGIIRAAVTETR; translated from the coding sequence ATGAGTTTTATAAACAATTTGCTATTTAGTGACAGGGCTCCGAAAGTCGTAAAGAAGAGCCTCGATTTCAACTCGCAGAAAGCGGCTATGACGGCGGCAAATATTGCCAATGCCGAGACCCCCCGCTACAAGGCGAAGAGCGTCGAGTTTGAAAGCATCCTTCAAAGCGTCACCTCTACCGATTTTCTGCAGATAAAAGCTACGCATTCAAAGCATATCTCCCCGCAACAGCCGGATTTCAATTCGATGGAACCGGAGCTGACCATTGATTTTTCGCAGGGGAGGATAGACGGTAACAACGTAGACCTCGACAAGGAAGTAACGACCCTTTCAGAAACAAAGATCGCGTACGACGCGGCAATTACAGTGATGACTAAACGCGGCGGGATAATCAGGGCCGCTGTCACGGAAACAAGGTAG
- the fliE gene encoding flagellar hook-basal body complex protein FliE → MNLRVDSFKPLGEHLKLPAPGEQKVSGQSFGDVLKDSLQEVNDLQINADRAVEDLASGRNKNIHETMINISKADLAFRMTLQIRNKAIEAYQEIMRTNI, encoded by the coding sequence ATGAATTTGAGAGTTGATTCCTTCAAACCTCTAGGCGAGCACCTGAAACTCCCCGCTCCGGGAGAACAAAAAGTGAGCGGGCAGAGTTTCGGTGACGTACTGAAAGATTCTCTGCAGGAAGTAAACGACCTCCAGATAAACGCCGACCGCGCGGTGGAAGACCTCGCATCTGGGAGGAACAAGAACATACACGAAACGATGATCAACATCTCCAAGGCCGACCTCGCCTTTAGAATGACGTTGCAGATACGCAACAAGGCGATAGAAGCGTACCAGGAGATCATGAGGACGAATATTTAA
- the rpmB gene encoding 50S ribosomal protein L28 has translation MAMICEVCGKGPMFGNNVSHAHNVTKRRFNPNLQSVRALVDGTVRKMKVCTNCIKSGKVTKAPKRVIPLKVATEKTAAKS, from the coding sequence ATGGCAATGATATGTGAAGTATGCGGAAAAGGGCCGATGTTCGGCAACAACGTCAGTCACGCGCATAACGTGACGAAGAGGCGTTTCAATCCGAACCTTCAGTCCGTTCGCGCACTTGTGGATGGAACTGTAAGGAAGATGAAGGTTTGCACCAACTGCATTAAAAGCGGGAAGGTGACAAAGGCTCCGAAACGCGTTATTCCTCTGAAGGTTGCTACGGAGAAGACCGCCGCAAAAAGCTGA
- a CDS encoding NAD(P)H-binding protein: MKIFIAGGTGFVGSYLVAELLNRGHNVRLLVRNTSRFPKSEGVETVSGDLLHPESIAGKTADCDAVINLVGIIREFPARGITYERFHFEAVKNLAYEAERSGVSRWVQMSANGARMNGVSNYQSSKARGEEFLMSTRLSLTIFRPSLIFGKPPAGATEFCTQMLGVLKSSPVAVLFGNGRYEMQPVHVTDVARVFSLAVENGGFGENIYHLGGRDRFNYRTLLDMICDGAGINRRIKLPVPYGLVRPVVSLLGRFSHFPATVDQTDMLVEGNVVPETKYIKSFGIEPLRFSRENISYLKGE; encoded by the coding sequence ATGAAAATTTTCATCGCGGGGGGAACCGGTTTCGTCGGCTCCTACCTGGTTGCCGAACTGCTCAACCGGGGACATAACGTTCGCCTTCTGGTGAGGAATACGAGCCGCTTCCCGAAGAGCGAAGGGGTAGAAACCGTTTCGGGCGACCTTCTTCATCCCGAAAGCATCGCCGGAAAAACCGCCGATTGCGACGCCGTTATCAACCTTGTGGGGATAATCCGCGAATTTCCTGCTAGAGGGATAACGTACGAAAGGTTCCATTTCGAAGCGGTAAAGAACCTTGCCTACGAAGCGGAAAGGTCGGGTGTTTCGAGATGGGTTCAGATGAGCGCGAACGGCGCGAGAATGAACGGCGTTTCAAATTACCAGTCCAGCAAGGCTAGAGGTGAGGAATTTTTAATGTCGACTCGCCTCTCACTGACGATATTCCGGCCATCGTTAATCTTCGGCAAACCGCCAGCAGGCGCAACCGAATTCTGCACACAGATGCTAGGCGTCCTAAAAAGCTCCCCGGTCGCCGTACTGTTCGGTAATGGCCGCTACGAGATGCAGCCTGTTCATGTAACGGACGTTGCGAGGGTATTTTCCCTTGCAGTGGAGAACGGAGGCTTCGGGGAGAATATTTACCATCTGGGGGGGCGTGACAGGTTCAACTATCGCACACTGCTCGATATGATCTGCGACGGGGCGGGTATCAACCGGCGGATAAAACTCCCAGTTCCTTACGGTCTCGTTCGCCCCGTGGTCTCGCTACTTGGGCGGTTTTCACACTTCCCCGCAACGGTGGACCAGACGGATATGCTGGTGGAGGGGAACGTCGTACCCGAAACGAAATACATCAAATCTTTCGGGATAGAACCTCTACGGTTTAGCAGGGAAAATATCTCCTACCTCAAAGGTGAGTGA